The genomic segment CGACCAGATTTCGGGCGCGATGCCGAATCCGTCGAAGCCGGCCGCTACGAGGATCGCGGTCGCGTTCGCCGCTGTGGCGATGATGATCCAGCCGAGATACAGGCCGATGGCGCCGTCGGCGACGATGGTCTCGATCGTGTTCTTCGGGGTGGTGCGACGCAGGATGACGAAGATCCGGCAGAGCACGATCAGCAGCAGCACGATGACGGGAAGACTCAGATAGAGCAGGCCGGCCTGCACGACGCCGATCCAGACCGCGTTGAGGATGAGCGACGCTGCCACCCACCAGCCGATGCGCTTCTGCCGCTCATCGCTGCGCTGCCCGGGCAGTGCCTGCCAGATCGCATAGGCGAGCATGCCGGTGTAGATCACGCTCCAGATGCGGAAGGCACCCGTTCCCGGAGCGATGAGCGTCGAGTCGGCGTCGAGGAAGCCGCCGGACGCCTGCTGGATCGGCGTTCCGAAGAACGCGCCGGACCCGACGAAGGCGGCGACGATGGCGAGCACGGAGCTGACGAGGATGAGCACCTGTCTTGCGATGTCTCGCGTGCGGGCGCTGCCGTGGTACGTCGTCGTTGTCGTGGACACTGTGCCTCCTCGGCTCGCGGTGGGTCCCCTCGTCAAAGCATTCTCGAGAATCACACCGCGCGGATGCATCGTCCGTGCCGTGATCGCGCAGTGACGGGATCGGCAGGGGTGCCGCCGCTACGGCGTCCACCACGGCCGCAGCGGAAGGTCCGCGTCGTCGTTCCCCTGTCCGTTGACGGCCAGCACGTGGTGCAGTTCGATCCCGCCCGATTCGAAGGCGAGCCGTGATCCGGCCATGTACAGACCCCACACCTTCGCGGCGGGCAGCCCGATCTCGGCGACCGCCTCGTCCCAGTGCTCAACGAGGTTCGCGCACCAGTCGCGGAGCGTGAGGGCGTAGTGCGGGCGCAGGTTCTCTTCGTGCAGCACCTGCAGACCGGCATCCTGTGCCTCCGTGATGATGCGACCGGAACCGGTCAGCTCGCCGTCCGGGAACACGTAGCGGTCGATGAAGCCCTGCGCGGCGGGCTGGGTCTTGTTGTCGCTGCGGGTGATGCAGTGGTTGAGGAGCAGGCCGCCCGTACGCAGACGCGAGCGCAGGAAGCGGAAGTACGCGG from the Microbacterium atlanticum genome contains:
- a CDS encoding tryptophan-rich sensory protein, yielding MSTTTTTYHGSARTRDIARQVLILVSSVLAIVAAFVGSGAFFGTPIQQASGGFLDADSTLIAPGTGAFRIWSVIYTGMLAYAIWQALPGQRSDERQKRIGWWVAASLILNAVWIGVVQAGLLYLSLPVIVLLLIVLCRIFVILRRTTPKNTIETIVADGAIGLYLGWIIIATAANATAILVAAGFDGFGIAPEIWSSFVLGAAAAIGIALAFWGGGRLAPAASLCWGIAWVAVARYADDPYSPTTAIAAIIAVALIVVATVITRVRHDRAKRV